A DNA window from Hydrogenophaga taeniospiralis contains the following coding sequences:
- a CDS encoding 3,4-dehydroadipyl-CoA semialdehyde dehydrogenase → MNATPLLPNFLAGRWQDGTGHGATLLDPVLGTPLVRVSSAGLDLAEGFAFAREQGGTALRALTYRQRAALLGEIVKVLQANRDAYYEIATANCGTTTKDSAVDIDGGIFTLGYYAKQGEALGDAKLLLDGERIRMAKDPVFQTQHIMSPTRGVALFINAFNFPSWGLWEKAAPALLSGVPVIVKPATATAWLTQRMVKDVVDAGILPAGALSVVCGSSAGLMDQLGPFDVVSFTGSAETARIIRSHPAVAQRSVRCNIEADSLNSALLDPAAAAGDEAFNLLVNEVVREMTVKSGQKCTAIRRIFVPRALFDATAQAIAAKLAKTTVGNPRNEATRMGALVSREQYDSVLAGIAHLKTEAEVLFDGSAAALVDADPAVAACVAPVLLGHRQPAQAKVLHEVEVFGPVATLMAYDSLEQALELIRRGEGSLVASVYSADPAFIAHAAGELGSSHGRVHAISPDVAAVQSGHGNVMPMSLHGGPGRAGGGEELGGLRALGFYHRRSAVQGSTAALDILCSPRAAFGVTP, encoded by the coding sequence ATGAACGCCACACCCCTGCTCCCCAACTTCCTCGCCGGCCGCTGGCAAGACGGCACCGGCCACGGCGCCACCCTGCTCGACCCGGTACTGGGCACGCCGCTGGTGCGCGTGAGCAGCGCCGGGCTGGATCTGGCCGAAGGTTTTGCCTTTGCCCGCGAACAGGGTGGCACCGCCCTGCGGGCACTCACTTACCGACAACGCGCCGCGCTGCTGGGCGAGATCGTGAAGGTCTTGCAGGCCAACCGCGACGCCTACTACGAGATCGCCACCGCCAACTGCGGCACCACCACCAAGGATTCGGCGGTGGACATTGACGGCGGCATCTTCACCCTGGGCTACTACGCCAAGCAGGGTGAGGCCCTGGGCGACGCCAAGCTGCTGCTCGACGGCGAGCGCATCCGCATGGCCAAGGACCCGGTGTTCCAGACCCAGCACATCATGAGCCCCACGCGCGGCGTGGCGCTGTTCATCAACGCCTTCAACTTCCCGAGCTGGGGCCTGTGGGAAAAGGCCGCGCCGGCCCTGCTCTCGGGCGTGCCGGTGATCGTCAAACCCGCCACCGCTACCGCCTGGCTGACCCAGCGCATGGTGAAGGACGTGGTGGACGCCGGCATCCTGCCCGCGGGCGCGCTCTCGGTGGTCTGCGGCTCGTCCGCCGGTCTCATGGACCAGCTCGGCCCCTTCGACGTGGTGAGCTTCACCGGCTCGGCCGAAACGGCGCGCATCATCCGCAGCCACCCGGCCGTGGCCCAGCGCTCGGTGCGCTGCAACATCGAGGCCGACAGCCTGAACAGCGCCCTGCTCGACCCGGCCGCTGCCGCGGGCGACGAAGCCTTCAACCTGCTGGTGAACGAGGTGGTGCGCGAGATGACGGTCAAGAGCGGCCAGAAGTGCACCGCCATCCGGCGCATCTTCGTGCCGCGCGCGCTGTTCGACGCCACCGCCCAGGCCATCGCCGCCAAGCTCGCCAAGACCACCGTGGGCAACCCGCGCAACGAAGCCACGCGCATGGGTGCGCTGGTGAGCCGCGAGCAGTACGACAGCGTACTGGCCGGCATCGCCCACCTGAAGACCGAAGCCGAAGTCTTGTTCGACGGCAGCGCCGCCGCGTTGGTGGATGCCGACCCGGCGGTGGCCGCCTGCGTGGCACCGGTGCTGCTCGGCCACCGCCAGCCGGCGCAAGCCAAGGTGTTGCACGAGGTCGAGGTGTTCGGCCCGGTCGCCACCCTCATGGCCTACGACAGCCTGGAACAGGCGCTGGAGCTGATCCGCCGCGGCGAAGGTTCGCTGGTGGCTTCGGTCTACAGCGCCGACCCGGCCTTCATCGCCCACGCCGCCGGCGAGCTGGGCTCCAGCCACGGCCGCGTGCACGCCATTTCGCCCGACGTGGCCGCCGTGCAGAGCGGCCACGGCAACGTGATGCCCATGAGCCTGCACGGCGGCCCGGGCCGCGCCGGTGGCGGCGAAGAGCTGGGCGGCCTGCGCGCGCTGGGCTTTTACCACCGCAGATCTGCCGTGCAGGGCAGCACGGCGGCATTGGACATACTGTGCTCCCCCCGCGCCGCCTTCGGCGTCACCCCCTAG
- a CDS encoding benzoate-CoA ligase family protein — translation MSHTETPTPPERFNFARHLIALNAGRAGKIALIDDAGALSYGQLAEQVQRFSAALQALGLKREERALLLMHDSSDWVVAFLGALHAGVVPVCVNTLLTAKDYAYMLADSRAQAALVSAALLPTLQTALDAGGNEVKQLIVSRAKDPLPAGAHDFAALVAAHAPGSAADTHGDEPAFWLYSSGSTGAPKGTVHSQANLYWTAELYGKAVLGLRENDTVFSAAKLFFAYGLGNGLSFPLSVGASVVLMAERPTPQAVFKRMTEHRPTVFYGAPTGYSGMLASPELPTREQVALRLCSSAGEALPRDIGERWSARFGCEIIDGIGSTEMLHIFLSNRPGDVRYGTTGKPVPGYEVQLRDEDGSVITGHNMIGDLYIQGPSSALLYWNNRAKSRDTFQGTWTKSGDKYTRDPDGYYTYAGRNDDMLKVSGIYVSPFEVEATLVQHPAVLEAAVIGKTDDDGLVKTKAYVVLKAGAQATEAELQAFVKEKLAPYKYPRFIEFMDELPKTATGKIQRFKLRELENQRLFVHR, via the coding sequence ATGAGCCACACCGAAACCCCCACCCCACCCGAGCGCTTCAATTTCGCGCGCCACCTCATCGCGCTCAACGCCGGCCGCGCCGGCAAGATCGCGCTGATCGACGACGCGGGCGCGCTCAGTTACGGCCAGCTCGCCGAGCAGGTGCAGCGCTTCTCGGCCGCGCTGCAGGCGCTGGGCCTCAAGCGCGAGGAGCGCGCGCTGCTGCTGATGCACGACAGCAGCGACTGGGTGGTGGCCTTCCTCGGCGCGCTGCACGCGGGCGTGGTGCCGGTCTGCGTGAACACGTTGCTGACCGCCAAGGACTACGCCTACATGCTGGCCGACAGCCGTGCGCAGGCGGCCCTGGTCTCGGCCGCGCTGCTGCCCACGCTGCAGACCGCGCTGGACGCCGGGGGCAACGAGGTGAAGCAGCTGATAGTCTCGCGCGCCAAAGACCCGCTGCCCGCGGGCGCGCACGACTTCGCGGCGCTGGTCGCGGCCCATGCCCCGGGCAGCGCCGCCGACACGCACGGCGACGAACCGGCGTTCTGGCTCTATTCCTCGGGCTCCACCGGCGCGCCCAAGGGCACGGTGCACAGCCAGGCCAACCTCTACTGGACGGCCGAGCTCTACGGCAAGGCGGTGCTGGGTCTGCGGGAAAACGACACGGTGTTCTCCGCCGCCAAGCTGTTCTTCGCCTATGGCCTGGGCAACGGCCTGTCGTTTCCCTTGAGCGTGGGCGCCAGCGTGGTGCTGATGGCCGAGCGGCCGACACCGCAGGCGGTGTTCAAGCGCATGACCGAGCACCGACCCACCGTGTTCTACGGCGCGCCCACCGGCTACAGCGGCATGCTCGCCAGCCCCGAGTTGCCCACGCGCGAGCAGGTGGCGCTGCGCCTGTGTTCGTCGGCCGGTGAGGCCTTGCCGCGCGACATCGGCGAGCGCTGGAGCGCCCGCTTCGGTTGCGAAATCATCGACGGCATCGGCTCCACCGAGATGCTGCACATCTTCCTCTCCAACCGCCCGGGCGACGTGCGCTACGGCACCACCGGCAAGCCCGTGCCGGGCTACGAAGTGCAGCTGCGCGACGAGGACGGCAGCGTCATCACCGGCCACAACATGATCGGCGACCTCTACATCCAGGGGCCGAGCAGCGCCCTGCTGTACTGGAACAACCGCGCCAAGTCGCGCGACACCTTCCAGGGCACGTGGACCAAGAGCGGCGACAAGTACACCCGCGACCCCGACGGCTACTACACCTACGCCGGCCGCAACGACGACATGCTGAAAGTCAGCGGCATCTACGTGAGCCCGTTCGAGGTAGAGGCCACGCTGGTGCAGCACCCGGCCGTGCTCGAAGCCGCGGTGATCGGCAAGACCGACGACGACGGCCTGGTCAAGACCAAGGCCTATGTGGTGCTCAAGGCCGGCGCCCAGGCCACCGAAGCGGAGCTGCAGGCCTTCGTGAAGGAAAAGCTCGCGCCCTACAAGTATCCGCGCTTCATCGAATTCATGGACGAACTGCCCAAGACCGCGACCGGCAAGATCCAGCGCTTCAAGCTGCGCGAACTGGAGAACCAGCGCCTGTTCGTGCACCGCTGA
- a CDS encoding ABC transporter substrate-binding protein, which yields MVRSAWLACGWLLAACAHANDAGITPTEIRLGASAVLSGPLGPQTVQYGEGSRLLFDAVNASGGIHGRKISYVTMDDGFDPKRAVDNTQKLLKDHKVFMIFNNTGTAQTAAVLPLLKESRTILFGPVTGASAFRDNFNPLVFHVRASYGQEARRILSQLKQSGIGRVAVFYQDDGFGKALLAELKKASEAEQLPFVAEIQVDPKQPDFTAAAAATAQAQPQAVVMGTAGSTFTSYIKAVQLTPVKPGFYGFSVASLDVINRELKEKARGTILAQIMPSLRNTTVPVVAEYLKLLREKSPDATPSASQFEGFVHARLLVEGLKRTGRELSTDAFIRTMEGAGEIAFGRFTARYAPNSHNGSSYVELAIVDADGQLRY from the coding sequence ATGGTTCGATCGGCATGGCTGGCCTGTGGCTGGCTGTTGGCAGCGTGTGCCCACGCGAATGACGCGGGCATCACCCCCACCGAAATCCGGCTCGGCGCCTCGGCCGTGCTCTCGGGCCCGCTGGGCCCGCAGACCGTGCAGTATGGCGAGGGCTCGCGCCTGCTGTTCGATGCGGTCAACGCCAGTGGCGGCATCCACGGCCGCAAGATCAGCTACGTCACGATGGACGACGGGTTCGACCCCAAACGGGCGGTCGACAACACGCAGAAGCTGCTCAAGGACCACAAGGTCTTCATGATCTTCAACAACACGGGCACCGCCCAGACGGCGGCTGTGTTGCCGCTGCTCAAGGAGTCACGGACCATCCTGTTCGGCCCGGTCACGGGCGCTTCGGCCTTCCGCGACAACTTCAACCCCCTGGTCTTCCACGTGCGGGCCAGCTACGGCCAGGAGGCCCGGCGCATCCTGTCCCAGCTCAAGCAGAGCGGCATCGGCCGCGTGGCCGTGTTCTACCAGGACGACGGGTTCGGCAAGGCCCTGCTGGCGGAGCTGAAGAAGGCCTCCGAGGCCGAACAGCTCCCCTTCGTGGCCGAAATCCAGGTGGACCCCAAGCAACCCGACTTCACCGCGGCCGCCGCCGCCACGGCCCAGGCGCAACCCCAGGCGGTGGTCATGGGCACCGCCGGCAGCACCTTCACGAGCTATATCAAGGCGGTGCAGCTGACCCCGGTCAAGCCCGGCTTCTACGGTTTCTCGGTCGCCAGCCTGGACGTGATCAACCGCGAGCTCAAGGAGAAGGCGCGCGGCACCATCCTTGCGCAGATCATGCCGTCGTTGCGCAACACCACCGTTCCGGTGGTGGCGGAATACCTCAAGCTGCTGCGCGAAAAATCGCCCGACGCCACACCCTCGGCGTCGCAGTTCGAGGGCTTCGTGCACGCGCGCCTGCTGGTCGAGGGCCTCAAGCGCACCGGCCGGGAGCTCAGCACGGACGCCTTCATCAGGACCATGGAGGGCGCCGGCGAGATCGCTTTCGGCCGCTTCACCGCGCGCTACGCGCCCAACTCCCACAACGGATCGAGCTACGTGGAGCTGGCCATCGTCGACGCCGACGGGCAACTGCGCTACTGA
- a CDS encoding response regulator has protein sequence MSDAGTQDRHDAAAAALDELNRRFAEQLPTRLGSIETLFRRLSPQRWDLAEAEALHRVVHSLTGTAGVFGMPALSDAARQAEQPLTALVRGPGAGGAPSESAWRNVGEGLRRLVALARTLLEQVAPSAPPVVEPLRPDARPWIFLVETDTAQAGRLRQGLSDAGYRVRVLTDVAGLREALAAAGAVPPAAVVLDTAFPEADPVGAALVKELGLGLHGRIPVVLALEDDELPVRLAASRAGISRTLTQPLEAGRLVNLLDALTGRQPMQPYRVLLVDDDPLLLQAQASVLRAAGMEVHSLSQPLQTLHELDRFQPDVLLLDVYMPEASGPELAAALRERDAYLHLPVLFLSAETDPTQQLLALNLGGDDFLVKPVRPDHLVAAVSARARRARQNSALRERLQTTLYEREREHLALDQHAIVSIADRRGTLIYANDLFCQVSGYNREELLGQHCRILRSHQQPGGFARGIWRQVTSGRVWHGEICCRRKGGSPYWVKTTITPFLNAEGVPYQYIVIQTDISHMKAAEAVLRASESRLNFLVSSSPVAIYTREATAPYAAVYVSPNVTQLMGLQPEDLIGDGQLGASQVHPDDRARVAAELPWVVEQGSHLSEYRLRRGDGSYRWVHDQRRLVRDATGRPIEIIGYWLDITERKNIEHELSLLNQELEQRVARQTQTVIESERFARATLDALSARVVILDGRGVVLAANRAWTEFGDPALVREGADYLASCDHACGTLNGDSRPVATGIRAVIRGEQKEFLHEYSVRHEADPHWFLCRVERFPGEGEVRVVVSHENITQMKLIERQHLRSQRLESLGTLAGGVAHDLNNALAPVLMGMGMLKEQYPEEARLFEMIQGSAQRGANMVRQLLTFAKGAEGDRAPLPPERMLRELESLMNGSFPKNIHLVVECAPELPTVSADATQLHQVLLNLCVNARDAMPEGGTLTLTASPVELDAAYARSIVDARPGRYVALRVRDTGEGIPPELLDRIFDPFFTTKSPDKGTGLGLSTVLGIVKSHAGFVQVYSQPGQGATFAVYLPAEDVRSGEAAVPVATSEFRGQGETVLFVDDEAAVREVGRAVLQRLNFQVVTATDGADGLLQVAQHGADLRAIVTDLHMPGMDGLAFVRALRRMLPEIAVVVASGRMDEAMADEFRRLGVMRRLDKPFTEAQLIRELKLLLAPAPAGGAGSAGQ, from the coding sequence ATGAGTGATGCAGGCACCCAGGACCGGCACGACGCGGCCGCCGCGGCGCTGGACGAATTGAACCGGCGATTCGCCGAGCAGCTGCCCACCCGACTGGGCAGCATCGAAACCCTGTTCAGGCGGCTCTCACCCCAGCGCTGGGACCTGGCCGAGGCCGAGGCACTGCACCGCGTGGTGCACAGCCTGACCGGGACGGCGGGCGTTTTTGGCATGCCGGCGTTGTCCGACGCGGCGCGTCAGGCGGAACAACCGCTGACCGCGCTGGTCCGTGGCCCGGGTGCGGGTGGCGCGCCCAGCGAGAGCGCTTGGCGGAACGTGGGCGAAGGGCTGCGGCGGCTGGTTGCCCTGGCCCGCACGCTGCTGGAGCAGGTGGCGCCAAGCGCCCCGCCGGTGGTGGAGCCCCTGCGCCCCGATGCCCGGCCCTGGATCTTTCTGGTCGAAACCGACACGGCACAGGCGGGCCGATTGCGCCAGGGCCTGTCGGATGCGGGCTACCGGGTCCGCGTGTTGACCGACGTGGCCGGCCTTCGCGAGGCCTTGGCGGCCGCCGGCGCGGTGCCTCCGGCGGCGGTGGTGCTGGACACGGCGTTCCCGGAAGCCGATCCGGTGGGCGCCGCGCTGGTCAAGGAGTTGGGCCTGGGCCTGCACGGCCGCATTCCCGTGGTGCTCGCGCTCGAGGACGACGAGCTGCCGGTGCGCCTGGCGGCCTCGCGCGCCGGCATCAGCCGCACGCTGACCCAGCCCCTGGAGGCCGGCCGGCTGGTGAACCTGCTGGACGCGCTCACCGGGCGCCAGCCGATGCAGCCCTACCGTGTGCTGCTGGTGGACGACGATCCCCTGCTGCTGCAGGCGCAAGCCAGTGTGTTGCGCGCGGCCGGCATGGAGGTGCATTCCCTGTCGCAGCCCTTGCAGACCCTGCACGAGCTCGACCGGTTCCAGCCCGACGTGTTGCTGCTCGACGTGTACATGCCCGAGGCCAGCGGGCCCGAGCTGGCCGCGGCGCTGCGCGAACGCGACGCCTATCTGCACCTGCCGGTGCTGTTTCTCTCGGCCGAGACCGACCCGACCCAGCAGCTGCTGGCGCTCAATCTGGGGGGCGACGACTTCCTCGTCAAGCCGGTGCGGCCCGACCACCTGGTGGCCGCGGTGAGCGCGCGCGCGCGGCGCGCGCGGCAGAACAGCGCCCTGCGCGAACGGCTGCAGACCACGCTCTACGAACGCGAGCGCGAACACCTGGCGCTGGACCAGCACGCCATCGTCAGCATCGCCGACCGCAGGGGAACGCTGATCTACGCCAACGACCTGTTCTGCCAGGTCAGCGGCTACAACCGCGAGGAACTGCTGGGGCAACATTGCCGCATCCTGCGCTCGCACCAGCAGCCCGGCGGCTTTGCGCGCGGCATCTGGCGCCAGGTCACCTCGGGGCGGGTGTGGCACGGCGAGATCTGCTGCCGGCGCAAGGGCGGAAGCCCCTACTGGGTGAAGACCACGATCACCCCGTTCCTGAACGCCGAGGGTGTTCCGTACCAGTACATCGTGATCCAGACCGACATCAGCCACATGAAGGCGGCCGAGGCGGTGCTGCGCGCCAGCGAGTCGCGCCTGAACTTCCTGGTGTCGTCCAGCCCGGTGGCGATCTACACCCGCGAGGCCACGGCGCCCTACGCGGCCGTGTACGTGAGTCCGAACGTGACGCAATTGATGGGCCTGCAGCCCGAGGACCTGATCGGCGACGGCCAACTGGGCGCGAGCCAGGTGCACCCCGATGACCGGGCGCGGGTCGCCGCCGAACTGCCCTGGGTGGTCGAGCAGGGCTCGCATCTCAGCGAATACCGCCTGCGCCGTGGCGACGGCAGCTACCGCTGGGTGCACGACCAGCGCCGGCTGGTGCGCGACGCCACGGGCAGGCCGATCGAGATCATCGGTTACTGGCTTGACATCACCGAGCGCAAGAACATCGAGCATGAGCTGTCGCTCCTGAACCAGGAGCTGGAGCAGCGCGTGGCCCGGCAGACCCAGACCGTGATCGAGAGCGAGCGTTTTGCCCGCGCCACGCTCGACGCCCTGAGCGCGCGCGTGGTGATCCTCGACGGGCGGGGCGTGGTCCTGGCCGCCAACCGCGCATGGACCGAGTTCGGCGACCCCGCGCTGGTCCGCGAGGGGGCGGACTACCTCGCCTCGTGCGACCACGCCTGCGGCACGCTGAACGGTGACAGCCGCCCCGTCGCCACCGGCATTCGCGCGGTCATCCGGGGCGAGCAGAAGGAGTTCCTGCATGAATACAGCGTGCGGCACGAGGCCGACCCGCACTGGTTCCTGTGCCGCGTGGAACGCTTTCCCGGCGAGGGCGAGGTGCGCGTGGTGGTCTCGCACGAGAACATCACGCAGATGAAGCTCATCGAGCGCCAGCACCTGCGCTCGCAGCGGCTCGAAAGCCTGGGCACGCTGGCCGGCGGTGTGGCGCACGACCTGAACAACGCCCTCGCGCCCGTGCTCATGGGCATGGGCATGCTGAAGGAACAGTACCCCGAGGAGGCCCGGCTGTTCGAGATGATCCAGGGCAGCGCCCAGCGCGGCGCCAACATGGTGCGCCAGTTGCTCACCTTCGCCAAGGGCGCGGAGGGGGACCGGGCCCCGCTGCCGCCCGAGCGCATGCTCCGGGAGCTGGAGAGCCTGATGAACGGCAGCTTCCCCAAGAACATTCATCTGGTGGTCGAGTGCGCGCCCGAGTTGCCGACGGTGTCGGCCGACGCCACGCAACTGCACCAGGTGCTGTTGAACCTGTGCGTCAACGCCCGCGATGCCATGCCCGAGGGCGGCACCCTCACCCTCACGGCCTCGCCCGTGGAGCTCGACGCCGCCTATGCCCGCTCCATCGTCGACGCGCGGCCTGGCCGCTATGTGGCCCTGCGCGTGCGCGACACGGGCGAGGGCATCCCCCCCGAATTGCTCGACCGGATCTTCGACCCCTTCTTCACCACCAAGAGCCCGGACAAGGGCACCGGACTGGGACTGTCCACCGTGCTCGGCATCGTCAAGAGCCATGCGGGCTTCGTGCAGGTCTATTCCCAGCCCGGCCAGGGCGCGACGTTCGCGGTCTATCTGCCGGCCGAAGACGTTCGTTCGGGTGAGGCCGCCGTTCCGGTGGCGACCAGCGAATTCCGCGGGCAGGGTGAAACGGTGCTGTTCGTCGATGACGAAGCCGCCGTGCGCGAGGTGGGGCGGGCGGTTCTGCAGCGTTTGAACTTCCAGGTGGTCACCGCCACCGATGGCGCCGACGGCCTGCTGCAGGTGGCGCAGCACGGGGCCGATCTGCGGGCCATCGTGACGGATCTGCACATGCCCGGCATGGACGGCCTGGCCTTCGTGCGCGCGCTGCGGCGCATGCTGCCCGAGATCGCGGTGGTGGTGGCCAGCGGTCGCATGGACGAGGCGATGGCGGACGAGTTCCGGCGCCTGGGGGTGATGAGGCGCCTGGACAAACCCTTCACCGAGGCCCAGTTGATCCGGGAACTGAAACTGCTGCTGGCGCCCGCGCCGGCCGGCGGCGCCGGGTCAGCGGGTCAGTAG
- a CDS encoding response regulator — protein sequence MSTLQRILYVEDEPDIQAVARIALEMVGGFQVLVCSSGEQAVREAQAFAPDLVLLDVMMPGMDGPGTFKALRALPALARVPVIFMTAKVQPQEVQHYTALGALAVIPKPFDPMTLAAQVRSVWGDHHE from the coding sequence ATGAGCACACTGCAACGCATTCTGTACGTCGAAGACGAACCCGACATCCAGGCCGTGGCCCGCATTGCTCTGGAGATGGTGGGTGGCTTCCAGGTGCTGGTGTGCTCGTCCGGCGAGCAGGCCGTGCGCGAGGCCCAGGCCTTTGCCCCCGACCTGGTGCTGCTCGACGTGATGATGCCGGGCATGGACGGCCCGGGCACCTTCAAGGCCCTGCGCGCGCTGCCTGCGCTGGCCCGCGTGCCGGTGATCTTCATGACCGCCAAGGTGCAACCGCAGGAAGTGCAGCACTACACGGCGCTGGGCGCGCTGGCCGTGATTCCCAAACCGTTTGACCCGATGACGCTGGCGGCGCAGGTGCGCAGCGTGTGGGGGGACCACCATGAGTGA
- a CDS encoding ATP-binding protein → MMTWRDLSIVRKLGLLLAFNTLVAVLAIALVFTIGSAYSRYHDTQAQLLALAAVVGENSRAALAFDDPESARLTLSALSAKKEIDTVRLLDAQGALFAQVQFPRPDHGGGLLERLVLAVLPATLAVHQVMTDGGQTVGQIELSAHLLPIWLDILAGQAAMVLLGALLAALAVYFGMRLRRIVTAPILALAQVTHRVSREQDYSIRATKAHNDEIGTLVDHFNHMLAEIQARDNALRRERLFLEQRTMDMQLARDEAERASRVKSEFISTVSHELRTPLTAISGALGLIAGGAVGPLPPHAQEMVGIAKKNSQRLSYLINDLLDMEGLMAGKLHFDMRALELMPLLEQSLAENLAYGEQYKVRYALSQRVDGLRVWADAQRLQQVLANLLSNAAKFSPEGSPVEVAVRRRGEVVRVEVRDHGPGIPASFQGRIFQKFSQADASDTRKKGGTGLGLAISRELIERMGGSIGFESQEGQGTCFFFELPVWRAQPPEAGPVAPTAARPGAPRILVVEDDPDVGRLLSQMLRRAGYAVDSAASGAQAMGLALQNRYAAVTLDLLLPDTDGQQIIRELRARPATARLPIIVISARMQEGQQAIGAEFPEVEWLAKPLDQSRLLGLLEQRVSVARPSTPRVLHVEDDADTHQMVRAMAGDRFDLEHATNLREARARVALERFDAVILDLTLPNESGWSLLPAIHEQQPGARVVVLTGGDEVPGDGQWVDAVLRKSSVSPRQLLDAITPPDTRGAREGHTP, encoded by the coding sequence ATGATGACGTGGCGCGACCTCTCCATCGTGCGCAAGCTGGGCTTGCTGCTGGCGTTCAACACCCTGGTCGCCGTGCTGGCGATTGCCCTGGTGTTCACCATCGGCAGCGCCTACTCGCGCTACCACGACACCCAGGCGCAACTGCTCGCGCTGGCCGCGGTGGTGGGTGAAAACAGCCGGGCCGCGCTCGCTTTCGACGATCCCGAGAGCGCGCGGCTGACCTTGTCGGCGCTGTCGGCCAAGAAAGAAATCGACACCGTGCGCCTGCTCGACGCGCAAGGCGCGCTGTTCGCGCAGGTCCAGTTCCCCCGGCCGGACCACGGCGGGGGCCTGCTTGAACGCCTGGTGCTGGCCGTGCTGCCCGCCACGCTGGCGGTCCATCAGGTGATGACCGATGGCGGGCAGACCGTGGGGCAGATCGAGCTTTCCGCGCATCTGCTGCCCATCTGGCTCGACATCCTGGCGGGGCAGGCGGCGATGGTGCTGCTGGGGGCCTTGCTCGCGGCGCTGGCGGTGTATTTCGGCATGCGCCTGCGCCGCATCGTCACCGCCCCGATCCTCGCGCTGGCCCAGGTCACCCACCGGGTGTCCCGCGAGCAGGACTATTCGATCCGCGCGACCAAGGCCCACAACGACGAAATTGGCACCCTGGTGGACCATTTCAACCACATGCTCGCCGAAATCCAGGCGCGCGACAACGCCTTGCGGCGCGAGCGCCTGTTCCTGGAGCAGCGCACGATGGACATGCAACTGGCCAGAGACGAAGCCGAGCGCGCCAGCCGGGTGAAGTCGGAGTTCATCAGCACCGTGAGCCACGAGCTGCGCACGCCCTTGACGGCCATCAGCGGGGCACTGGGTCTGATCGCTGGCGGGGCCGTGGGCCCGCTGCCGCCGCATGCCCAGGAGATGGTGGGCATCGCCAAGAAGAACAGCCAGCGGCTGTCCTACCTGATCAACGACCTGCTGGACATGGAAGGGCTCATGGCGGGCAAGCTGCACTTCGACATGCGCGCGCTGGAGCTGATGCCCTTGCTGGAGCAATCCCTGGCGGAGAACCTGGCCTACGGAGAACAGTACAAGGTGCGCTACGCGCTCAGCCAACGGGTCGATGGCCTGCGGGTCTGGGCGGACGCCCAGCGGCTGCAGCAGGTGTTGGCCAACCTGCTGTCCAATGCCGCGAAATTCTCGCCCGAGGGCTCACCGGTGGAGGTGGCCGTGCGGCGCCGCGGTGAGGTGGTGCGGGTGGAGGTGCGGGACCACGGCCCCGGCATCCCCGCCAGTTTCCAGGGCCGCATCTTCCAGAAGTTTTCGCAAGCCGACGCGTCGGACACACGGAAAAAGGGCGGCACCGGGCTGGGCCTGGCGATTTCCCGCGAATTGATTGAACGCATGGGCGGCAGCATCGGGTTTGAGTCGCAGGAGGGCCAGGGCACCTGTTTCTTCTTCGAGCTCCCGGTGTGGCGCGCGCAGCCGCCAGAGGCCGGGCCGGTGGCCCCGACGGCCGCACGGCCCGGCGCGCCGCGCATCCTGGTCGTGGAAGACGATCCCGATGTGGGCCGCCTGCTGAGCCAGATGCTCCGGCGTGCCGGGTACGCGGTGGATTCGGCCGCCAGCGGTGCCCAGGCGATGGGGCTGGCCCTGCAAAACCGTTATGCGGCCGTGACCCTGGACCTGCTGTTGCCCGATACCGATGGCCAGCAGATCATTCGCGAGCTGCGCGCGCGGCCGGCCACGGCGCGGCTGCCCATCATCGTGATCTCGGCCCGGATGCAGGAGGGCCAGCAGGCCATCGGCGCCGAATTCCCGGAGGTCGAATGGCTCGCCAAACCCCTGGACCAGTCCCGCCTGCTGGGCCTGCTCGAACAGCGGGTATCGGTGGCCAGGCCATCGACACCCCGGGTGCTGCACGTGGAAGACGACGCCGACACGCACCAGATGGTGCGCGCCATGGCGGGCGACCGCTTCGACCTCGAACACGCCACCAACCTGCGCGAGGCCCGCGCCCGGGTGGCGCTGGAGCGCTTCGATGCGGTGATTCTCGACCTCACCCTGCCGAACGAATCGGGCTGGAGCCTGTTGCCCGCGATCCATGAGCAGCAGCCCGGCGCGCGCGTGGTGGTGCTGACCGGGGGCGACGAAGTGCCGGGCGACGGGCAGTGGGTGGACGCGGTGCTGCGCAAATCCAGCGTCTCGCCGCGCCAGCTGCTCGATGCCATCACGCCCCCCGACACCCGCGGCGCGCGGGAAGGACACACGCCATGA